The Lacipirellulaceae bacterium genome contains a region encoding:
- a CDS encoding trypsin-like peptidase domain-containing protein, producing MDVSTETEKTLKSRYPRNVADLRRIEGQLQRVVKHSLPATVALQLGRSAGSGVIVNPEGLILTAGHVIGDSSRKVNIILPDGRRFTGKSLGANHDIDAGMVQMDNPPSDLPYTPIAKGTKLVPGEWVVTTGQPGGLVEGRAPPVRLGRVLFREEEVVCTDCTLVGGDSGGPLFNMRGELVGIHSSIGPRVTHNFHVATTGFESSWDRLLAGEVWGGQINEEMVADRPVIGVSGRTIDGRCVITRAIAGLPAANAGVKNGDVIVAIDGRPIDSFEELSRTIFFQEPGEKVKLTYERDGVEKTVEVKVITAGELRKN from the coding sequence TTGGACGTATCAACGGAAACCGAGAAGACTCTCAAGTCGCGTTATCCTCGTAACGTGGCAGACCTCCGCCGGATCGAGGGACAGCTACAACGGGTCGTCAAGCACAGCCTTCCTGCCACCGTCGCCCTGCAGTTGGGGCGTTCTGCGGGCAGCGGCGTGATTGTCAATCCTGAAGGTCTCATCCTGACTGCCGGGCATGTCATCGGAGACTCCAGTCGCAAAGTGAACATTATTCTTCCCGATGGTCGCCGTTTTACCGGCAAGAGTCTCGGAGCGAATCACGACATCGACGCAGGCATGGTGCAGATGGACAACCCACCGAGTGATCTTCCTTACACGCCGATCGCCAAGGGTACGAAACTGGTTCCGGGAGAATGGGTTGTGACAACAGGTCAGCCGGGCGGACTTGTAGAAGGCCGGGCGCCTCCGGTTCGCCTAGGTCGTGTTCTCTTCCGCGAAGAGGAAGTCGTTTGCACCGACTGCACGCTGGTTGGAGGCGACTCGGGTGGACCGCTGTTCAACATGCGTGGCGAGTTAGTTGGTATTCATAGTAGCATTGGCCCACGGGTGACACATAACTTTCATGTAGCAACCACCGGATTTGAAAGCTCCTGGGATCGACTACTTGCCGGTGAAGTCTGGGGCGGACAGATCAACGAAGAAATGGTCGCTGATCGTCCAGTGATTGGCGTTTCTGGAAGAACGATCGACGGACGCTGTGTCATTACGAGAGCGATTGCCGGTCTGCCGGCAGCCAACGCGGGTGTGAAGAATGGGGACGTGATCGTGGCCATTGACGGTCGACCGATCGATTCGTTCGAGGAATTATCGCGAACCATTTTCTTTCAAGAGCCTGGAGAGAAAGTGAAACTAACGTATGAACGTGACGGCGTTGAGAAAACGGTTGAGGTGAAAGTCATCACTGCGGGTGAGTTGCGGAAGAATTGA
- a CDS encoding trypsin-like peptidase domain-containing protein: MSVCLSATHAQEADQGFVPIEQERDVPFGLDQLLVPRWRLTDGPHVRAAFRDVVKRASESTARVRSDGKQVALGCVVGADGWILSKASPLSGDITCRLKNGKTYDADIVGVSGEHDLALLKIEASNLKEIRFAEKKPSVGSFVATVGMSRDPEAVGVVSVPGREVPHQPGVLGVQLDEANRPLVVYVFPESGAERAGVKQDDLITHINGQPTRTRVELIDTVREFNPGDRITLTLQRKSETLKVEATLSGRFSGVRQSRSQFQNSLGGKLSTRRFGFPNAFQHDTVLAPNQCGGPLVNLDGEMVGLNIARSGRTESYGLDVQTVQDLLFDLRSGKLAPRRPELEAAKITSPAE, translated from the coding sequence ATGAGTGTTTGCCTCTCTGCGACTCATGCGCAGGAGGCAGATCAGGGCTTTGTTCCGATTGAGCAAGAACGCGACGTGCCGTTTGGGCTCGATCAGTTGCTCGTGCCGCGTTGGCGGTTGACTGACGGTCCGCATGTGAGGGCAGCATTTCGTGACGTCGTGAAGCGGGCTTCTGAATCCACGGCACGGGTTCGTTCTGATGGGAAGCAAGTGGCTCTGGGTTGCGTTGTCGGGGCCGACGGTTGGATACTCAGCAAAGCAAGTCCCCTGAGTGGCGACATTACGTGCCGTTTGAAGAACGGTAAGACCTACGATGCTGACATCGTGGGCGTCAGTGGTGAACATGACCTGGCGCTCCTGAAGATCGAAGCGAGTAATCTCAAGGAAATTCGCTTCGCCGAAAAGAAACCGTCCGTCGGTTCGTTTGTCGCAACGGTCGGCATGTCGCGCGATCCTGAAGCGGTCGGCGTCGTTAGCGTGCCGGGGCGTGAAGTCCCTCATCAACCCGGCGTTCTGGGCGTCCAATTGGACGAAGCGAATCGACCGCTGGTGGTTTACGTCTTCCCTGAGAGTGGTGCCGAGCGTGCCGGCGTCAAGCAGGATGATCTCATAACACATATCAACGGCCAACCGACGCGAACACGTGTCGAGTTGATTGACACTGTCAGAGAATTCAACCCGGGCGACCGAATCACGCTCACTCTGCAGCGCAAGTCGGAAACGCTGAAAGTTGAGGCTACACTGTCGGGCCGGTTCTCCGGCGTAAGACAAAGCCGCAGCCAGTTCCAGAACTCGCTGGGCGGCAAGTTGAGCACGCGGCGGTTTGGCTTCCCCAACGCCTTTCAGCACGACACGGTACTCGCCCCAAATCAGTGCGGCGGTCCGTTGGTGAATCTCGACGGCGAGATGGTGGGCCTGAACATTGCTCGCTCGGGAAGAACCGAGTCGTACGGCCTCGATGTGCAAACCGTGCAAGACCTGCTGTTCGACTTGCGAAGCGGAAAACTGGCACCGCGACGGCCGGAACTGGAAGCGGCAAAGATCACGTCGCCGGCTGAGTAG
- the proB gene encoding glutamate 5-kinase has product MDLVRQDIMTAADTIVVKVGTRVLTRAAGSVGAGTLDDERVAAIAEQLAKLHHAGKRVMLVSSGAVAAGMGRLGWTKRPSDLAKLQAAAAVGQSGLIEAYNRALIPHGLNAAQVLLTAEDLHERSRYLNVRNTLLALLEANTIPIINENDTVSVEELQLSFGDNDRLAALVTNLLRAPLLILLSDIDGLYDGNPSDDGTTVMSVVIDLAAAQEGLVHDGKDLGRQGRGLSTGGMTSKLQAARIVVSAGENVVIANGRRENVLTEILAGEDVGTLFLPEGRTVDSRRRWIGWSATPQGKAHLDAGAFRALAEQGRSLLAVGVTCVEGEFEKGDVISLCDANSVEFARGLTNYSAADLTRIAGQSTEQIAATLGHCPYRTVVHRDNLLVLS; this is encoded by the coding sequence ATGGACCTCGTTCGCCAAGACATCATGACCGCTGCCGACACGATTGTCGTGAAGGTGGGCACGCGCGTTTTGACGCGGGCTGCGGGTTCGGTCGGCGCTGGGACATTGGATGACGAGCGTGTTGCCGCGATCGCCGAGCAACTGGCCAAGCTCCATCACGCAGGCAAACGGGTTATGCTCGTAAGCAGCGGAGCCGTTGCCGCTGGCATGGGTCGACTGGGTTGGACGAAGAGGCCTAGTGATCTGGCCAAGCTGCAAGCCGCAGCAGCGGTTGGGCAGAGCGGTTTGATCGAGGCGTATAACCGTGCGTTGATCCCGCATGGTTTGAACGCAGCCCAAGTTCTGTTGACCGCTGAGGATCTGCATGAACGGTCGCGTTATTTGAATGTTCGCAATACCTTGCTGGCTTTGTTGGAAGCGAACACGATCCCGATCATCAACGAGAACGACACGGTCAGCGTTGAAGAGTTGCAATTGAGCTTCGGCGATAACGACCGCTTGGCGGCGCTGGTTACCAACTTGCTGCGGGCACCGCTGCTGATTCTGCTTTCTGATATCGACGGACTTTATGATGGCAATCCGTCTGACGACGGCACGACTGTTATGTCCGTCGTGATCGATTTGGCAGCTGCTCAAGAGGGACTTGTCCATGACGGAAAAGATCTGGGTCGGCAGGGTAGGGGACTGAGTACGGGCGGAATGACAAGCAAGCTGCAGGCGGCGAGGATCGTGGTGTCTGCTGGTGAGAACGTGGTGATTGCGAATGGCCGGCGTGAGAACGTTCTTACCGAGATTCTTGCAGGCGAGGACGTTGGCACGTTGTTTCTTCCCGAAGGTCGCACGGTCGATTCGCGTCGGCGTTGGATCGGCTGGTCCGCCACCCCACAGGGAAAGGCTCATCTCGACGCGGGTGCGTTTCGAGCCCTTGCCGAACAGGGCCGCAGTTTGTTGGCGGTCGGCGTGACGTGTGTTGAAGGAGAGTTCGAAAAAGGGGATGTCATCTCGCTGTGCGATGCCAATTCGGTCGAATTTGCACGCGGACTGACAAACTACTCGGCGGCTGACCTGACTCGAATCGCCGGGCAATCGACCGAGCAAATCGCGGCAACTCTGGGC